From the genome of Bactrocera oleae isolate idBacOlea1 chromosome 2, idBacOlea1, whole genome shotgun sequence, one region includes:
- the sas gene encoding putative epidermal cell surface receptor isoform X1, whose amino-acid sequence MYALYGKRRKSANKMPATATTRTQHLRLLLISAFCALLLVAAPAANAQELPSNDANVAATTVPSNKAAIVTAMRDEAITTLPVIAAAELKSGVNATSLHGDETDMKTSTDAVEQSTDAVLIDVSSTTAASSTTPAVATATTTTSAVLRDEAQLLTTTEAAATMTSAVAATEVGAHEESTNVVHNMNVVDTAVSSTGASSTEVPLPAAETTLSAQHDDSAAPSTATTNNSAPAPPSGLPVTTIEPIGTTEPTTTPTYEYSSERQAKEHKEHDSDINAHQTITTTTTSATPERNEAIIVPHVLAEHAHQIIEEEKAEHNHNHTHLTKYDAEHIQHIHGHHGHDNAHEHEHAHDYEHVHSDDEDHTYHDVAHVEHTTHDHIDEEHSTEHVISSTSNDIFAENKEPNQPLDLQPVGVTKIRVDEHDAHSEEKIIQAPAEVLINQISHEFEEDKDLNNFRHPATLITASNSDESMMAAMMAAAMQKENESDSTATGAAGDATATQHEDDPYHAHILSEQHERLSEQEDFKLISEDMSSSTEAAAAVASEMTTKSAAENVEKMINTEESKTIFVPTMTELNTTNEERGRAMNIVHEDVKEEVPTTTTTKSNVNEESIVVPVVEGQSHDHIHTHDHMAVQTAPTKIASNNMESNNSAEMHNNHDDSPSTPFPQHFFYHGEGRSVGDSISAENDDVPLNYHYHNFVTTERDSNNNTNNNSVAHKSGALVDLSDISMDDDDQMDMTHNTYEQQQQYKANQPMAHNPNNHSANKELQQQQDEHEHQLKITEVTSAIVGAAAMHQDCTGSDDRMYKNGETMNRGCDERCTCNRGEWICEPRCMGNTFKLVGGAPHMDVTHCQQVAVDECCATMECGLLPTMGASELNAEGGLNASAQAPRPDCHYKGSVYKFRERLEIGCEQICHCEEGGVMNCKSRCPERNHTRLDKCVYVKDPKDICCQLELCDVTLDDHEQTASPPTAQNSIGDEQYGSEEARDISGAGGGEEAADCEYKGQHYHDGQQFHDGCEQLCICTQEGVHCAKLQCPSTFGLDLMNPHCLRWEPEPANFEAKAPNCCPEKMRCVDNGTCNYLGHTFDNWSPIPTNLTGCEQHCYCENSKVECRPACPPVLARPPPDLPCHLALARILPIPGEECCKHWACAPLTPKLSGSSANGDEASSTVATPMHAFNGEGIHDLSASSTEEPNSTGSITTHVSNDKNDIYPSKAHEKPSGRPGDAFYPTIDGKPPKNVSPYGDVRPEKHDKHEKFVKKPVIVKPQQNEVKYDVHEPQDEHDTVPPGFIPIHLGRPGGIGNVVNYNPQPPTAGQNVPYGFYNPAQPPKDRFDPYNSYEPYDISPNGIAQGKPPAPTSQSDLFNIIGAGPPAAHPSGILGAGGPSSSPPGFKGAPANLSPHVRIEHILQHLQHTPVQGAYIANYGHGNESGANGGLPQQQLLHHQQPGQPPMHPQYVPIVHSGLPPPPPPHGIAIVDGQPVAYGGFPVVPGLGQPPHNPHAHPVNVPSNSNTNNNSNLLQHQQTPEQTASGSTTFAATTSAVGLTAQSTEHGVLPAIAATAVHPSQKGFNNLQSGIEVLNLEAIDPRTIRIIFTVPPTYVNLHGRVELRYTNGPGNDTTNWEQQIFAPPEDLIATSQMEFDLPGLEPNSLYKIKITLILRDLNSQPTSPILTVTTPADRIITPPPQISDYRPDFKDVFKNIEDPELNVSETNSTWLQLTWKKIADEQLEYIDGIQLRYKELTGQIYLSTPLVHRTLTSYTIENLQPDTGYEIGLFYIPLAGHGGELLAGHMIKVRTAPKVDVYNFDVMVNVTKVKSQSVEVSWNGVPYPEDKYVNIYRAIYQSDAGKEDSSVFKVAKRDSTTGTLIMDLKPGTKYHLWLEMYLTNGNIKKSNVVNFMTKPSGPATPGKTGKLLTASAGGDQPVGDYYGPLVVVSVVAALAIMSTIVLLLILTRRRVHQTASITPPRKSDAAYDNPSYKVEIQQETMNL is encoded by the exons ATACTGCCGTCAGCTCCACAGGAGCATCATCAACAGAGGTACCACTTCCTGCAGCAGAAACGACATTGTCGGCGCAACATGACGATTCAGCTGCGCCAAGCACTGCGACCACCAACAATAGTGCACCTGCGCCACCATCTGGCTTGCCGGTGACCACAATAGAACCTATCGGCACAACCGAGCcaacaaccacgcccacttatgAGTATAGCAGCGAGCGGCAGGCAAAGGAGCATAAAGAACATGATAGCGACATTAATGCGCatcaaacaataacaacaacaacgactagCGCAACGCCTGAACGGAATGAAGCAATTATAGTACCACATGTATTGGCCGAGCATGCGCATCAGATTATCGAAGAGGAGAAGGCTGAGCACAATCACAATCACACACACTTGACAAAATATGATGCAGAACATATACAACATATACACGGACACCATGGACACGATAATGCACACGAACACGAGCACGCACATGATTACGAGCACGTACATAGTGATGACGAAGATCACACTTATCATGATGTTGCGCATGTTGAACATACGACACATGATCACATTGATGAAGAGCACTCGACGGAGCATGTGATATCCTCAACTTCGAATGacatttttgccgaaaataaaGAACCCAATCAACCGTTAGATTTACAGCCTGTTGGCGTTACCAAGATTAGAGTGGACGAACATGACGCACACAGTGAAGAGAAGATTATACAAGCGCCCGCTGAAGTGTTGATTAACCAGATATCACATGAATTCGAAGAGGACAaggatctgaataatttccgtCATCCGGCAACTTTGATCACCGCCAGCAATAGCGATGAATCGATGATGGCCGCCATGATGGCTGCAGCAATGCAGAAAGAAAACGAAAGTGATAGCACAGCTACAGGTGCTGCTGGTGACGCAACTGCGACACAACACGAAGACGATCCCTATCATGCGCATATACTCTCCGAGCAACACGAGCGCTTGTCGGAGCAGGAAGATTTTAAATTAATCTCCGAAGACATGAGCAGTTCGACAGAAGCGGCCGCAGCCGTTGCGAGCGAGATGACAACCAAATCAGCTGCAGAGAATGTTGAGAAAATGATCAACACCGAAGAGAGTAAAACGATTTTTGTGCCAACAATGACTGAATTGAACACGACAAATGAGGAACGTGGACGCGCAATGAATATTGTGCACGAAGATGTTAAAGAAGAAgtgcccacaacaacaacaacaaaatctaaCGTCAATGAAGAATCAATTGTGGTGCCGGTCGTTGAAGGACAGTCTCACGATCATATTCATACGCACGATCATATGGCCGTACAAACAGCGCCAACAAAAATAGCCAGCAACAATATGGAAAGCAACAACAGTGCTGAAATGCATAATAACCATGACGACTCACCATCAACACCATTCCCACAACATTTCTTCTATCATGGCGAAGGCCGCTCTGTGGGCGATAGCATTTCGGCGGAGAACGACGATGTACCATTGAACTATCATTACCACAACTTTGTGACCACGGAACgcgatagcaacaacaacaccaacaataataGTGTTGCACATAAGAGTGGTGCTTTGGTTGACTTGAGCGATATCAGTATGGATGATGACGATCAAATGGATATGACGCACAACACCTacgaacaacagcaacaatacaaAGCAAATCAGCCTATGGCACACAACCCAAACAATCATAGCGCCAATAAagagttgcaacaacaacaagatgaACATGAACATCAGTTGAAGATCACTGAGGTTACATCAGCGATAGTGGGCGCGGCCGCCATGCATCAAGACTGCACCGGCAGCGATGACAGAATGTACAAG AATGGCGAAACAATGAATCGCGGCTGCGATGAGCGTTGCACATGCAATCGCGGCGAATGGATTTGTGAACCCCGTTGCATGGGTAATACATTCAAACTGGTTGGCGGTGCACCACATATGGATGTGACTCACTGTCAGCAGGTGGCTGTGGATGAATGTTGTGCGACCATGGAATGCGGTCTATTGCCCACAATGGGTGCATCAGAATTGAATGCTGAAGGTGGACTGAATG CCTCCGCTCAAGCGCCACGACCCGATTGCCACTACAAAGGCAGCGTGTACAAATTCCGCGAGCGTCTCGAAATCGGCTGCGAACAGATCTGCCATTGTGAAGAGGGCGGCGTAATGAATTGCAAATCGCGTTGTCCGGAACGCAATCACACGCGACTCGACAAGTGCGTGTACGTGAAGGATCCAAAGGATATCTGTTGTCAATTGGAGTTATGCGATGTCACGCTGGACGATCACGAACAAACGGCCTCACCGCCGACAGCGCAAAATTCGATTGGCGACGAGCAATATGGTTCGGAGGAGGCGCGCGATATATCCGGTGCCGGTGGTGGTGAAGAAGCAGCCGATTGTGAATATAAGGGTCAACATTATCACGATGGTCAGCAGTTCCATGATGGCTGTGAACAATTATGCATTTGTACGCAAGAAGGTGTGCATTGCGCCAAGCTACAGTGTCCATCTACATTCGGTTTGGATCTAATGAATCCGCATTGTTTGCGTTGGGAACCGGAACCGGCAAATTTTGAGGCAAAAGCGCCGAATTGCTGTCCGGAAAAAATGCGTTGCGTAGATAATGGCACATGTAATTACTTGGGTCACACCTTCGACAATTGGTCGCCCATACCAACTAATCTGACTG GTTGTGAACAGCATTGTTATTGTGAGAACAGTAAGGTAGAATGCCGTCCGGCCTGCCCGCCAGTGCTTGCTCGACCGCCACCCGATTTGCCTTGCCATCTAGCGCTGGCGCGCATTTTACCCATACCCGGCGAAGAATGCTGCAAGCATTGGGCCTGCGCGCCATTGACGCCCAAACTGAGCGGTAGTAGTGCTAATGGCGATGAAGCATCGTCCACAGTGGCAACGCCCATGCATGCCTTCAATGGTGAAGGAATTCACGACTTAAGCg CGTCATCCACCGAAGAGCCGAATAGTACTGGCAGTATAACGACACATGTCTCCAATGACAAAAATGATATATATCCAAGTAAAGCACATGAGAAACCCTCCGGTCGACCCGGTGACGCATTCTATCCCACCATCGATGGTAAACCGCCGAAAAACGTTTCGCCTTATGGTGATGTACGTCCCGAGAAACATGATAAGCATGAAAAGTTTGTCAAGAAACCAGTTATTGTCAAACCGCAGCAAAATGAGGTTAAATACGATGTGCACGAGCCGCAAGATGAACACGACACCGTGCCACCCGGTTTCATACCTATACATTTAGGCAGACCTGGCGGTATTGGCAACGTCGTAAACTACAATCCGCAGCCACCAACAGCCGGTCAAAATGTTCCATATGGCTTTTACAATCCAGCACAACCACCAAAAGATCGCTTTGATCCCTATAATTCCTACGAACCGTACGATATCAGCCCGAATGGCATCGCACAGGGTAAACCACCCGCACCAACTAGTCAATCGGATCTGTTTAATATTATAGGTGCTGGACCACCAGCCGCACATCCATCGGGCATTCTCGGTGCTGGAGGACCGTCTAGTTCACCGCCCGGTTTCAAAGGTGCACCAGCCAATTTGTCGCCTCACGTGCGCATCGAGCACATTTTACAACACTTGCAGCACACGCCCGTACAGGGTGCCTATATAGCAAACTATGGGCATGGCAATGAGAGTGGCGCCAATGGTGGGTTGCCACAACAGCAACTACTACACCACCAGCAACCGGGCCAACCACCAATGCATCCACAATATGTGCCCATTGTGCATAGTGGCTtgccaccgccaccaccaccgcATGGTATTGCGATTGTCGATGGCCAACCCGTGGCTTATGGAGGTTTTCCAGTAGTACCTGGCCTAGGACAGCCACCACATAATCCTCATGCGCATCCAGTGAATGTGCCAAGCAACAgcaatactaataataatagcaatttaCTGCAGCATCAACAAACACCGGAACAAACGGCGAGTGGTTCTACCACTTTTGCGGCAACCACCAGCGCTGTGGGCTTAACCGCGCAATCCACCGAACATGGCGTGCTACCGGCAATTGCTGCGACCGCAGTGCATCCCAGTCAAAAAG GCTTCAACAATCTGCAAAGCGGCATTGAAGTTCTCAATCTGGAAGCCATTGATCCACGTACCATACGCATAATTTTCACCGTACCGCCCACTTATGTCAATCTGCACGGTCGCGTCGAGCTGCGTTACACAAATGGTCCCGGCAATGATACTACTAATTGGGAGCAACAAATCTTTGCGCCCCCCGAAGATCTGATTGCTACTTCGCAAATGGAATTCGATCTTCCCGGATTGGAACCAAATTCGTTGTACAAGATTAAGATTACACTTATTTTACGCGATTTGAACTCACAACCGACAAGTCCGATTTTGACAGTGACCACACCTGCCGATCGCATAATTACACCACCACCACAAATCTCAGATTATCGTCCAGACTTCAAGGATGTCTTCAAAAATATAGAAGATCCAGAGTTGAATGTGAGCGAGACCAACTCTACATGGTTACAATTAACATGGAAGAAGATCGCCGATGAACAACTGGAATATATTGATGGTATACAATTGCGTTACAAAGAGCTGACCGGTCAGATTTATTTATCCACACCGCTGGTGCATCGCACACTCACCAGTTATACAATTGAGAATTTACAACCGGATACTGGTTATGAAATTGGCCTATTTTATATACCATTGGCGGGGCATGGTGGTGAACTTTTGGCTGGTCATATGATTAAAGTGCGTACCGCGCCTAAGGTTGATGTCTACAACTTTGATGTTATGGTTAATGTGACTAAGGTGAAGTCGCAGAGTGTGGAGGTCTCATGGAATGGTGTGCCATATCCGGaagataaatatgtaaatatttatcgtGCTATCTACCAGAGTGATGCCGGCAAGGAAGATTCGAGCGTTTTCAAGGTAGCCAAACGTGATAGTACCACGGGTACACTGATTATGGACTTGAAACCTGGCACTAAATATCACCTCTGGCTAGAGATGTATCTAACAAATGGCAACATTAAAAAGAGTAATGTAGTGAACTTTATGACAAAGCCAAGTGGACCTGCGACACCGGGAAAAACTG gAAAACTGCTCACAGCCAGTGCTGGCGGTGATCAACCAGTCGGAGATTACTATGGACCGCTGGTAGTCGTCTCAGTAGTTGCTGCATTAGCGATTATGTCGACAATTGTACTGTTACTGATTTTAACTAGGAGACGAGTACATCAAACAGCGTCTATAACGCCACCACGAAAGAGTGATGCAGCCTATGATAATCCTTCTTATAAGGTGGAAATACAGCAGGAGACAATGA ATCTGTAG